DNA sequence from the Methanococcus maripaludis genome:
CCCGTCACTAAACTACTAGTATAACCTAGTCTTAACATCATGTATCGTGACAACTATATTAATTTAACGGCAAGTATATAAACAATGGACTAGAAAACAAGTTTAGAACTTGTACACTTTTTTACAACTATTAGTTTCTAATTTAAATTTGGTGAAAACATGGTCGACTACTTCGATTACAGCAGTTTATTGACAAGAGCGCGAGAACAACTTCCAGAAGAAGTTTTCAAAGACGTAAGGTTTGAAATTCCATCCGCAGACAGTTTTGTAGAAGGAAACAGGACAATCATTAAAAACTTCAAAGATATTGCAAAATTCATGGAAAGAGATCCACAAGAATTTGCAAAATACGTAATGAAAGAACTCGGTACCGCAGGAGACATGGAAGGTGTTAGATTAATCTTGCAGGGTAAATTTGGATGGAGAATGGTAAATGAAAAAATCCAAAACTACGTAAACGAATACGTACTCTGTCCAGAATGTGGAAAACCGGACACAAAAATCGTAAAAGAAGGAAGAATACACTTCTTGAAATGTACCGCTTGTGGTGCAATGAAACCAGTTAAGACTTTATAAGTACTCTTTTTCTTCTTTTTTTACTTAATTAATAAATTTTACATTTTTGGTGATATTATGAAAGGATTCTGCTACCGATGCGGTCATGAAGGCGAACTTCTTGATGGACTCTGCAAAATCTGCTACACCCACATGAATCCGCTTATTAAAGTCGATAACGAGGTCCACGTCGAAGTATGCCACATGTGTGGATCATACAAACGAAAACTTTGGCAAGACCCTCAAAAAAGGGAAACATACGAAATAATGGAAGAAATTGCTTATTTTGGAGTTAAAGATAATTTAAAAAAGGCCAATAAGAGCATCGATGTAGAAATAATGCCGCAAGAGCCACGCCAACTTCCAGGGGGAAAAAGGTCCCGTGTAGAAATCCCCACCGTTGTTTTTGCAAAAGGAAGGCTTGTTGGTGAAGATAACGATAGAGAAGAAGAAAGACACATTACAGTTTATCTTGACATGGTGCAGTGCCCAAGATGTTCAAGATGCATGTCAAACTACTATGAAGGGACACTCCAAGTTAGGGCAATGAACCGGTTTTTAAATGATAAAGAAAGGATAGAACTGGATGACTTCGTTAGAGATGAAGCTGGAAAACGACTTAATAAAGATAGGATGGCATTTATCTCAAAATATATTCCACAAAAAGAAGGATTAGACTATCAGATGGGTTCAATGGGCGCTATAAGAAATATTGCATCAGCGATAAAAGCAAAATACGGCGGAAAGTCGATTGAAACTGCAAAACTCGTTGGAGTAGATAAAGATACTGGAAAAGACATGTATCGAATCACAGTTGCTGTTAGGATTCCAGAATTTAAAATTGGAGATATTTTAGAATATAATGAAAAAATTTACGTTGTTTCCTCATTGAATGAAGCTAGAGTTTATTTAGAACCTGTAGAACTTGGGGATAAAATTGCACTTGTCTGGAACGAAATCGATAAATCTGCAAAATTAATTAAAAAAGGAGAAGATTGTGAAACTGCAACAGTTATTTCAATTACGCCTGATACGATAACAGCAATGGATGATTCAAATTACGAGATTTACGAGTATAATAATTCGATTGAAAATGTAAAAGAAGGAAATAAAATAAGAATATTTAAAAACGAAGAAATTAACAGGATCTTAGAAATTATAGAATAACTAAAAAATAAAAAATAAAAAAATTTTTTAATTTAAATTATTCAATTTCTTCAACGTAACATCCTGGCCCCACTTTCGTGTAGTAAACTGGGCAGTTCCAGACATCCTTGAATATATTTTCGATATCAATTACGTGTTCTTTTTTAGGTATTGTAATAATTGCAGGTCCTGAACCACTAATCGTTATACCGTAGACCATATCTTTTACTTTTTCTTTAACTTCGGAATAACCATCAATTAAATTGGCCCTACATGGCTCAACAACGCAGTCTTTTGACATGTATCTTCCAAAAAGATCTAGATCGTTGTTATATAATGCATAAACCATCCCTGCAGCTTTTCCAACATTGTTTACCATATCTTTTATCGGGATTTCTTTTGGAAGTATTTCTCTTGCGGTTTTTGTACTTACCTGAATATTTGGAAGTGCAACCAAAACTTCAAGGTCCACAGGGATGTGAAGTACCTCCAAAGGTTCATAACTTGTTGTAAGGGTAAATCCGCCAAAAATTGCAGGAGCTACGTTATCCGCGTGAGGTGCACCTGCTGCAACTGCCTCACCGAGTGAAGAATATTTAACAAGCTCTAATTTGGATAATTTTAATTCAAAAAGTTCATTTAACGCAAAAGCAATTCCTGCACATGAGGCAGAACTGCTTCCAAGACCGCTTCCTGGCTTTATTCCTTTAATTATATGAATATGAATTCCAGATTCGATTTTAAAATCTTGAATCATCTTTTTAGCAACTACGCCTGCAGTATTTTCATCCACGTTTGTAGGTATTTCTTCTGCTTTTTCCCCTTCAACAGATATAGTGATACCATTTTCTGTTTTTTCAACCTCTACAATATCATAAGGATTTGAAAGGGCAAGCCCAAAAATATCGTATCCTGGACCGAGATTTGCAGAAGTTCCCGGAGAACATACCTTTACTTTTTTCATAATACCACCAAAATAATCCTGAATATTGTTTATCGCTCAATAAACAATAAGTAAAAATAGATATAAAAATGCTACTTAAGAATTCACTCTTTTGAACGTAATAAAAAAGGTATTAAAGAAATATTAATTAAATAGTGCGTAGAATTTCCCGTTTCTCGTTCCAAAATAGATTGTTCCGTTTTCATCTATTACGGGAGTGGCTATTATCCAGCTTCCTGTCTCAAAATTCCATTTTTCAGTTCCGTCAGGGTTTATTGCGTATAAGTGTCCGTCGTATGATCCAAAATAGATTGTATCAGTGTTTCCAATTACCGGAGATGATTCAATACGTTTTCCAGTTTTAAAGCGCCATTTTTCAGTTCCGTCAGGGTTTATTGCGTATAAGTGCCCATCAAGTGAAGTTACGTAGATTGTTCCATCTTCAGAAATTGCAGGCCTCGTAACAGTCCAGTAACCTGCGTAAAAATTCCATTTTTCAGTTCCGTCAGGGTTTATTGCATAAACTTTATCTGAACCAAAATAAATTGTTCCATCTTTTCCAATCGAAGCTGCAGATGTTATCGCATCATTGGTTTTAAAGCGCCATTTTTCAGTTCCGTCAGGGTTTATTGCGTATAAATAATTATCATTTGAACCAACATAAATTGTTCCGTCTTCTGAAACTATTGGTGTTGCATATATCGCCTTTTTGGTTTTAAAGCGCCATTTTTCAGTTCCGTCAGGGTTTATTGCGTATAAGTGCCCATCAAGCGAAGTTACGTATAAAATATCCTCAAAAATTGTAAAGTCTGATACGATTGCTTTTTTTGTATCAAATCTCCACTTTTCAGTTCCGTCAGGGTTTATTGCATAAACTTTATCTGAACCAAAATAAATTGTTCCATCTTTTCCAATCGATGGCCTACATTCAATTATTTCACCAGATTTAAAAAACCACTTTACGGATCCATCAGTATTTATTGCATAAAGATTTTTATTGCTCGAACCAAGATATATGGTACCGTTTTTAGCTAAAATTGGACTTGAATCGATACTATTTCCGATCAAAAATTCCCATTTGATTTTACAATCATTTACGCCCCCACGCAACATGATATCCCCCGATATGGCTTTTGAATTTGCACATACAATTATACTTGTATGTTATATATTAGTTTTCATTGTCGTTAATTAAATCTAAATTATTTTAAATCAGAAAATAGAGAAGTATTATTGAAAATATTTAGTTAAAAACTAAAGAGGGGACGATAGTGGTTAAAAAAATAACCTTTGAAGAGGTATTAATTCCGATGGAAACTCCAGAATCGATGCATGAAGAATACGTTCAAAATTACCTGAAACTTACAAGAGGTACTGGCAAGTTAATGCTTTTTGCAGGCGATCAAAAAATCGAACACTTAAATAACGATTTTTACGGGGAAAATATTTCAAAAGACGATGCAGATCCAGAACACCTGTTTAAAATTGCTAAAAATTCAAAAATAGGCGGTTTTGCGGTCCAGTTCGGATTGCTATCAAGATACGGTCAGAACTATAAAGATATAAATTACATTGTAAAATTAAATTCGAAAACAAATCTTGTGGAAACAGACCAAAAAGACCCCGTAAGTCGTGCATTGTTGGATATTAACGATATATTAGAATTTAAGAAAAATTCTGGAGTTAATATTGTTGGAGTTGGATATACAATATATCTTGGAAGTGAATACGAATCAGAGATGCTTTCTGAAGCTTCAAAAATAATTTACGAAGCTCATAAGGGAGGTCTTGTTGTAATTCTCTGGATTTATCCAAGAGGAAAAGCCGTGCAAAATGAAAAAGACCCTGGATTGATTGCTGGAGCTACCGGTGTTGCATCATGCTTGGGTGCAGATTTTGTAAAAGTAAACTACCCAAAATCGGAAAATCCTGCAAAATCATTTAAAGAAGCTGTTATGGCTGCTGGAAGAACTAAAGTTGTATGTGCGGGAGGGTCAAGTACGGATATTGAATCATTTTTAAAACAACTTTACGAACAGATTCACATAAGCGGAGCGTCAGGAAATGCGACAGGTCGAAATATCCATCAAAAATCGTTATCTGATGCCGTTGCAATGTGCAATGCAATTTATGCAATAACAATTGACGGAAAAACTGTTTCAGAAGCTTTAAATATATACAGCGAAAGAAAATCTTAAAAGGTGATATTATGGATATGGAAATGATACTCGGACTTATTGATACCCTTGAACAGAAAGGTGTTGGAATTCAGCTGTCTGTTGAAAACCAGAAAACAGTCGAAATTTCAATAAAAAATAAAAATGTAGACATAAATATTGTGGATCCGTCAAAAATAGGAAAATTGATAAAAGAACTTAATATTAGGACTGATTAATTTTTAACCATTTCTTTTACTATAAAATCTTTCTTTTCTATTGCCATGTCGCATGTTTTTCTAACTTTTTCCTTCATTTCTTCAAAGTTATCAGGTTTTTGTTCCCCAACTACTTTTTTAACTGGCGTGTATGCAGCTTCCCTGAATTTTGGAATTAAAAGTTCTTTTTCGCCATTTTTATCAATTAAATAGCTAACATCTCCCTCTTTAACAACCCCAATTTGTTTAGCACCGGTTTTTTCCATTATCTCTCCGGCTTTATCTTTTGGAACAATTATCAAAAGGCTGTCAATTGAAACTCCTAAAGGATCGATATTTAATTTTTGAAGCATCTCGAGGACTTTCGGGTTTACGAGTTCATTAACTTTTTCTTTGTATATCTCAAGCGAAACTTTTGCAGTATTTGTGATCTCGAATGCATCACCCCTTAATCCGCCGTTTGTAACATCAGTCATTACGTGGATGTGTTTTAAAAGATCGTTTTCAATCAAATTTTTGCATGATTTTAAAAAATCAACATTTATTGTTTCATTTATTACATCAAACATTCCGTAATAGAGCGCAGTAGTAGAGATTGTTCCACCGCCACTTCCTTCAGTCATTAAAAT
Encoded proteins:
- a CDS encoding translation initiation factor IF-2 subunit beta, coding for MVDYFDYSSLLTRAREQLPEEVFKDVRFEIPSADSFVEGNRTIIKNFKDIAKFMERDPQEFAKYVMKELGTAGDMEGVRLILQGKFGWRMVNEKIQNYVNEYVLCPECGKPDTKIVKEGRIHFLKCTACGAMKPVKTL
- a CDS encoding 60S ribosomal export protein NMD3 produces the protein MKGFCYRCGHEGELLDGLCKICYTHMNPLIKVDNEVHVEVCHMCGSYKRKLWQDPQKRETYEIMEEIAYFGVKDNLKKANKSIDVEIMPQEPRQLPGGKRSRVEIPTVVFAKGRLVGEDNDREEERHITVYLDMVQCPRCSRCMSNYYEGTLQVRAMNRFLNDKERIELDDFVRDEAGKRLNKDRMAFISKYIPQKEGLDYQMGSMGAIRNIASAIKAKYGGKSIETAKLVGVDKDTGKDMYRITVAVRIPEFKIGDILEYNEKIYVVSSLNEARVYLEPVELGDKIALVWNEIDKSAKLIKKGEDCETATVISITPDTITAMDDSNYEIYEYNNSIENVKEGNKIRIFKNEEINRILEIIE
- a CDS encoding homoserine kinase — translated: MKKVKVCSPGTSANLGPGYDIFGLALSNPYDIVEVEKTENGITISVEGEKAEEIPTNVDENTAGVVAKKMIQDFKIESGIHIHIIKGIKPGSGLGSSSASCAGIAFALNELFELKLSKLELVKYSSLGEAVAAGAPHADNVAPAIFGGFTLTTSYEPLEVLHIPVDLEVLVALPNIQVSTKTAREILPKEIPIKDMVNNVGKAAGMVYALYNNDLDLFGRYMSKDCVVEPCRANLIDGYSEVKEKVKDMVYGITISGSGPAIITIPKKEHVIDIENIFKDVWNCPVYYTKVGPGCYVEEIE
- a CDS encoding beta/alpha barrel domain-containing protein — its product is MVKKITFEEVLIPMETPESMHEEYVQNYLKLTRGTGKLMLFAGDQKIEHLNNDFYGENISKDDADPEHLFKIAKNSKIGGFAVQFGLLSRYGQNYKDINYIVKLNSKTNLVETDQKDPVSRALLDINDILEFKKNSGVNIVGVGYTIYLGSEYESEMLSEASKIIYEAHKGGLVVILWIYPRGKAVQNEKDPGLIAGATGVASCLGADFVKVNYPKSENPAKSFKEAVMAAGRTKVVCAGGSSTDIESFLKQLYEQIHISGASGNATGRNIHQKSLSDAVAMCNAIYAITIDGKTVSEALNIYSERKS
- a CDS encoding PQQ-binding-like beta-propeller repeat protein — translated: MLRGGVNDCKIKWEFLIGNSIDSSPILAKNGTIYLGSSNKNLYAINTDGSVKWFFKSGEIIECRPSIGKDGTIYFGSDKVYAINPDGTEKWRFDTKKAIVSDFTIFEDILYVTSLDGHLYAINPDGTEKWRFKTKKAIYATPIVSEDGTIYVGSNDNYLYAINPDGTEKWRFKTNDAITSAASIGKDGTIYFGSDKVYAINPDGTEKWNFYAGYWTVTRPAISEDGTIYVTSLDGHLYAINPDGTEKWRFKTGKRIESSPVIGNTDTIYFGSYDGHLYAINPDGTEKWNFETGSWIIATPVIDENGTIYFGTRNGKFYALFN